GGCTACGAAACTTCAGCTTTCCTTTACACCATCTCATCTCGTTTTGTCACATGTTCTGTCCGCCGTCCAACTATCAAGTGAACTCGGCATGTGGAGACTTTACAGATTTGGAGTGGTAGTGCTCGCAGAAGTTATGCTCAGCATGGAAGCTGTACCTTTGAGCCAAAAGGCTATCCATGAAATTGAGAGCGTATGGTCGCAGGTAAGTCTAATGAATTGTTCCTTGCGAGGAAGCAAGCTAACAGGTTATTAGCTTATTGCGTCAGGCGACTACGAGGCGCTGGCGAGGGGGGCGCTTGTCATGGCCAAAGGCTACATTGATCTTTCACTGGATAGTGGGTCCACTACTGAACATGGTCCGTGTCTTTACAACAGATCAACGAAAAGCGGCTAACAGTCTCCCAGACTTGGCCAACGATCACCTTTTACAAGCTTTCACGTATGCTAAACTTCTGGAATCCCGCTCGCTTGTCATGGAAATAACCTCTCTGCTTGCGCTCCTATCCGAATTGCGCATATCCGGAGGATTCTCAGATAGTGCCTACATCAGCGGCAGTAAAAAGAGTAGGGATGGTATGGTCGCTGCGTATGAGAAAGCGCAGAAAGGCATAGATGAGGCATTCTCCAAAGGGGACATGATTGCAAGGGATGTAGCTGAAGTGGTCAAATGGGTTGGTGTGAGAGTTGCTGAAGGATGGAAATGAAGTCATTGGAGCCACCATCAGTCTATGCGACACCTCTACACTGGAGCGAAGTTGCTGGACCCCGTTGCCATCATTAATGCTTACTACGTATGAGTAAtgataataataataatactCCAGTCTCGCCTCTGTGAGAAATGGGTCATGTTTCGTCGTGTACAGCATATACTTGTTCATGATCTATTGTCTATAGGATTTATTACGAAATGCCAGCTGTATTTGAGAGCAGAGTTTGGTTATCAGTCTCCCTCTTTGTTCTGCATTGCCCGCTATAAGACGGAACTGAACGAAGGGGAGCGGAGCTGGTGGTTGGTTATTCAACCTCCGAATTCAGGTCCATTTATGTAAAGAAAACAGTGTATTTGGTGGAAAAAAAGTTGAAAAAGCGGCTACATCCGCCGGATACTTATTACGATCTTCTCCACATTAATTTTGAGATTTTGGGAACCCAGAGGCAAGCGGCAAGAACTGCCAAAGGGCTTATTGTTTCTATCTTATCACTTTCGGTATCTATACACAGAGGGATAATCTACAATGGTGAGTATAAGCTCTCTTAGTCACTGATGTGTAGCTTTCATTGATTCCTACGTAGCCGCCCCGAACAAAAGCTCAGTCGTCTGGACTAGGCAAAGCGCTGATCAATCGCAAAGCCAAGGAAGCCGTTGCACCTAAGGAGTCCCAGCTTGTACGTATGGTATCTAATTCTAAAATGCCTGAGTTCTTATTATTTTGAGTAGTACACCCTTGACGACAACAATCCTTTGGCATCCGTCACACATGAGCGCGATCTCGACGAATTTCTCGCCAACGCTGCTCTGGCAGATCAAGATTTCACGACCGAACGTACCAAGATGCGAGTCATATCTGCTCCTAACATGCCTACGCCAACTAGCAATCCATTTTTGCTATCCgctgaagaggagaaggaagttatcaagaagaagagcgaCTTCCAGAGGGATTTGACTGTGCCTCGACGACCGCCCTGGACAAGGCAGATGACAAGGTTGGAGTTGGAGAAGCAAGAACGGGAGTCTTTCCTTGAATGGAGAAGGGAACTCGCAAAGTGGGTAGGATTTTATACGGCTGTGACAATAGCTAACAACACTGATGCGCGGCAGGCTCGCCGAAACATCTAACCTCTTGCTTACGCCTTTTGAACGTAACGTCCAACTTTGGCGTCAACTTTGGCGTGTTCTTGAGCGTTCTCAACTCATTGTTCAGATTGTGGATGCCAGAAATCCTCTTGGTTTTAGATGTCAGGAT
This DNA window, taken from Cryptococcus gattii WM276 chromosome C, complete sequence, encodes the following:
- a CDS encoding Hypothetical Protein (Similar to TIGR gene model, INSD accession AAW42169.1), which codes for MDEYYEEVKNDGKFSTQISLLQDYVRSTLSTATKLQLSFTPSHLVLSHVLSAVQLSSELGMWRLYRFGVVVLAEVMLSMEAVPLSQKAIHEIESVWSQLIASGDYEALARGALVMAKGYIDLSLDSGSTTEHDLANDHLLQAFTYAKLLESRSLVMEITSLLALLSELRISGGFSDSAYISGSKKSRDGMVAAYEKAQKGIDEAFSKGDMIARDVAEVVKWVGVRVAEGWK